In Cumulibacter soli, one genomic interval encodes:
- a CDS encoding DUF4081 domain-containing GNAT family N-acetyltransferase, with amino-acid sequence MSLVSRARAAGVADREQVLALLAMDPVESVPVSSWLSRSGVERGLRSGNVWLHGDSLCFSGANLLPVNMDADAARAFADLALRQGRRCSSIVGRLPATADLWRMLEPRWGPARAVRQRQFVMVTRQDAPIAPDPMVRHAQAEDLEEFFTASVEMYTEEIGASPIAHDGGSSYRYRIAQLIRDGFAFVRVEDGRVIFKAELGAVSGGCAQLQGVWVHPDRRGEGIGSAATAAVLRLARSAGMTTVSLAVNDFNIAAVRSYLRCGFEVLGAQMVVLF; translated from the coding sequence GTGAGCCTGGTGAGCCGCGCTCGAGCGGCGGGGGTGGCCGACCGCGAGCAGGTACTCGCGTTACTGGCGATGGACCCGGTCGAATCGGTGCCGGTTTCGTCGTGGTTGAGTCGCTCCGGCGTCGAGCGCGGGTTGCGTTCGGGCAACGTGTGGCTGCACGGTGACTCGCTGTGCTTTTCCGGTGCGAACCTTTTGCCGGTCAATATGGACGCTGACGCCGCCCGCGCGTTCGCCGATCTGGCGTTACGCCAGGGGCGGCGGTGTTCGTCGATTGTGGGTCGACTGCCGGCCACCGCTGATCTGTGGCGTATGCTGGAACCGCGTTGGGGTCCGGCCCGCGCCGTACGGCAGCGGCAGTTTGTGATGGTGACGCGCCAGGATGCGCCGATCGCGCCGGACCCGATGGTGCGTCATGCCCAGGCTGAGGACCTGGAGGAGTTTTTCACGGCCTCGGTCGAGATGTATACCGAGGAGATCGGGGCATCGCCGATCGCGCATGACGGCGGATCGTCATACCGCTACCGGATCGCGCAGTTGATTCGCGACGGCTTCGCGTTCGTGCGGGTCGAAGACGGGCGAGTGATCTTCAAGGCCGAGTTGGGTGCGGTCAGTGGCGGATGCGCGCAATTGCAGGGCGTATGGGTACACCCGGATCGACGTGGTGAGGGAATTGGATCCGCCGCGACGGCCGCCGTATTGCGCTTGGCGCGCAGCGCGGGAATGACCACGGTCTCGCTGGCCGTCAACGATTTCAATATCGCCGCTGTGCGCTCATACCTGCGGTGTGGCTTCGAGGTGTTAGGCGCACAAATGGTTGTGCTTTTCTAG
- a CDS encoding sucrase ferredoxin produces MSQVEAAQRCSVRSLMSGEPMAGSAGSTEVGYLLVEEPGAWPHKALGPSTLGGIGPALESAAAHVGLKTLVFRQPGRRERAPLQRRVFVATLARQHRAVVTFTVRNLAEVLDSDLAAAAHQPLAVHPDAESVTEQLLFVCAHAKRDQCCAIYGVPIAGALAARYPQRVYECSHLGGHRFAATALALPSGAVYGRLTEESAERAYDAERHAKVIAEDLRGLSSLPAAAQMVDAELRLRLGLTGIDDVRMLSYQQINEGHVIRMTVAGSVWQGLVESRKTVAKPPSCGKPADRSTAYAITKLARER; encoded by the coding sequence GTGAGCCAAGTAGAAGCCGCCCAACGCTGTAGCGTGCGCTCGCTGATGAGCGGGGAGCCAATGGCCGGTAGCGCCGGCAGCACCGAGGTGGGGTACCTGCTGGTCGAAGAGCCCGGCGCTTGGCCGCACAAGGCACTCGGACCCAGCACACTCGGCGGAATAGGGCCCGCACTTGAGTCGGCGGCCGCACATGTAGGGCTCAAGACGCTCGTCTTTCGTCAACCTGGACGTCGTGAGCGGGCTCCGTTGCAGCGCCGGGTATTCGTTGCGACGCTCGCGCGGCAGCATCGTGCCGTCGTCACGTTCACCGTGCGCAACCTCGCGGAGGTGCTCGATTCGGACCTCGCCGCGGCGGCGCACCAACCGCTGGCCGTACATCCGGACGCCGAATCGGTCACCGAGCAGCTGCTGTTCGTATGTGCGCACGCCAAGCGGGATCAGTGCTGCGCGATTTACGGAGTGCCGATTGCCGGCGCCTTAGCCGCGCGATACCCGCAGCGCGTGTACGAATGCAGTCACCTCGGCGGGCACCGATTCGCCGCAACCGCGCTCGCGCTGCCCAGTGGCGCCGTGTACGGGCGACTGACCGAGGAGTCTGCGGAACGCGCGTACGACGCCGAGCGGCACGCGAAAGTGATCGCTGAAGATCTACGCGGCCTCAGTTCCCTACCTGCGGCAGCGCAAATGGTGGACGCCGAGTTGCGCCTGCGGCTCGGCCTGACTGGCATCGACGACGTGCGCATGCTCAGTTACCAGCAGATCAACGAAGGGCACGTGATTCGGATGACCGTCGCAGGATCGGTGTGGCAGGGGCTGGTCGAGTCGCGCAAGACCGTCGCGAAGCCGCCGTCCTGCGGTAAACCTGCGGATCGATCAACGGCGTACGCGATCACCAAGTTGGCTCGCGAACGCTAG
- a CDS encoding acVLRF1 family peptidyl-tRNA hydrolase, protein MSTQVNVPPQRLQRWFDGFAARNGAICSITAEPEGTVVATVRGARAVLPIELPGITDLPALIAALLPAGTGVVALVRRGGYSIARVEYDGAHHRVTASKTGSRYVQGRTAAGGQSQQRFARRRANQAAALATAAAGAARTVLGDVPGAVDLLVTGGDLELVRAVCTAQPLRSLSAARTIAVEVGEPRRRTIDDALTSARSVRILVTNAPAQEGP, encoded by the coding sequence GTGAGCACGCAGGTCAACGTTCCCCCGCAGCGTCTGCAACGCTGGTTCGACGGGTTCGCGGCGCGCAACGGCGCCATCTGTTCGATCACCGCAGAGCCGGAGGGAACCGTCGTGGCCACGGTGCGCGGCGCTCGGGCTGTATTACCTATTGAGCTCCCGGGCATCACTGACCTACCGGCGCTCATCGCAGCCCTACTACCGGCCGGAACCGGCGTAGTCGCGTTGGTACGACGCGGCGGCTACAGCATCGCGCGCGTCGAGTACGACGGCGCACACCACCGCGTGACAGCATCGAAGACCGGCAGCCGTTATGTACAAGGTCGGACCGCTGCCGGCGGGCAGAGTCAGCAGCGCTTTGCCCGGCGCCGCGCCAATCAAGCCGCCGCGTTAGCCACGGCCGCAGCCGGCGCTGCCCGCACTGTCCTCGGCGACGTCCCCGGTGCCGTGGACCTGCTAGTTACCGGTGGCGACCTGGAGTTGGTGCGCGCGGTGTGCACCGCGCAGCCTCTGAGGAGCCTGTCAGCGGCCCGCACTATCGCCGTGGAGGTGGGCGAACCGCGGCGCCGGACCATCGACGACGCGCTGACCTCAGCGCGGTCCGTACGTATCCTCGTCACGAATGCCCCGGCGCAGGAGGGCCCGTGA
- a CDS encoding ferritin-like domain-containing protein, whose protein sequence is MTEQQVQALQQVLANQHAAIWAYGEIGATVSQEYLKPITSRDNAQRAMRTKIEDLLRALNGEPVPAQAGYRVPGLLSDDESALAFAADVEESLTQQWRFCIGTDGEPDATFRQLCLDGMLDTASAAGRWRRELDPEALPPSLPGMA, encoded by the coding sequence GAATCAGCACGCCGCGATCTGGGCGTACGGCGAGATCGGCGCTACCGTTTCCCAGGAGTACCTGAAGCCAATCACCAGCCGCGACAACGCACAACGCGCGATGCGCACCAAGATCGAGGATCTATTGCGCGCTCTGAATGGTGAACCCGTCCCGGCTCAGGCCGGCTACCGTGTGCCGGGACTGCTCAGCGACGACGAATCGGCCTTGGCGTTCGCGGCGGACGTGGAGGAATCACTGACTCAGCAGTGGCGGTTCTGCATCGGCACCGATGGTGAGCCCGACGCGACGTTCCGGCAACTGTGCCTCGACGGCATGCTCGATACCGCGTCTGCGGCCGGGCGCTGGCGTCGAGAACTCGACCCGGAAGCATTGCCGCCTTCGCTCCCAGGTATGGCGTGA